A region of Chloracidobacterium sp. DNA encodes the following proteins:
- a CDS encoding ferredoxin family protein has protein sequence MTYIVTPPCIECKYTDCAAVCPVEAFHELPDRLLINPDTCIDCDACLPECPVEAIFSDMSYPPEYADWLEKNAEAGNFPIISTKEPALMGPGCSGPPEK, from the coding sequence ATGACCTATATTGTCACACCACCATGCATCGAATGTAAATACACCGATTGCGCTGCCGTTTGCCCTGTTGAAGCTTTTCACGAATTACCGGACCGCCTACTTATAAATCCCGATACATGCATAGATTGCGACGCCTGTCTTCCTGAGTGTCCTGTCGAGGCGATCTTTTCTGATATGTCTTACCCGCCCGAGTATGCTGATTGGCTTGAGAAAAACGCCGAAGCCGGTAATTTCCCCATTATCAGCACCAAAGAACCTGCCTTAATGGGCCCCGGATGCAGCGGTCCTCCGGAAAAATAA
- the ppsA gene encoding phosphoenolpyruvate synthase, translating into MSDSKPYVLDFSQVGAGDVALVGGKCASLGELFQELTGQGVRSVDGFSTTSHAYEVLLETDGVRTKLKSLLKGLDVNDLDELARVGSEARRLIRETPFPQEVETAIFAAYEALGKRIGKKTFEVAVRSSATAEDLPDASFAGQQDTILNVKGEAKLIEACHDCYASLWTDRAISYRTAKGFDHFDVALSIGIQPMVRSDIACSGVMFTLDTESGFRDVVVINGAWGLGEAVVQGMATPDEWIVFKPTLKLGFRPIVTRKLGVKEVKMVFADDGSGTQVRDVVETQRKRFCLAGFEVMQLAQWACAIEEHYSKLAGKPQPMDIEWAKDGVTGELFILQARPETIHAQNTHNYIEKYKLVGIHGAPLATGVAVGEKIGQGTAHVMLDSAKLNTFKEGEILVTSMTDPAWEPIMKRASAIVTDRGGRTCHSAIISRELGIPCIVGSGDATEKIKNGAPITVSCAEGERGNIYYGKIDFKVEKQKITDKERPQTQIMMNVGDPDHAFAVSRLPNDGVGLARLEFIINNHIGIHPMALVNYPNLKRPADRETISSRILEEDPKEFFVRSLAEGIGRIACAFYPKPVIVRMSDFKSNEYAMLIGGKEFEPIEENPMIGFRGASRYYDDRYKAGFRLECLALQRAREDMGLTNIKPMIPFCRTVEEGEKVIALMAEHGLVQGENDLEIYAMCELPANVVFADEFLKVFDGYSIGSNDLTQLALGLDRDSEMVAHLFDERNGAVEKMVAMAIDAAIRCGKKIGICGQAPSDYPEFAEFLVKRGINSISLNPDTVIQTTRHILETEKKLKAKASDA; encoded by the coding sequence ATGTCCGACTCAAAACCATACGTTTTAGATTTCAGCCAGGTCGGTGCCGGTGACGTTGCACTGGTTGGCGGCAAGTGCGCCAGTCTTGGCGAGCTTTTTCAGGAATTGACTGGACAAGGCGTTCGCTCTGTTGATGGTTTTTCCACAACGAGTCATGCCTATGAAGTGCTCCTTGAGACGGACGGTGTCAGAACAAAACTAAAGAGTCTTCTGAAAGGTCTCGACGTTAATGATCTCGACGAACTTGCTCGCGTCGGCAGCGAAGCACGCCGCTTGATCCGCGAAACGCCGTTTCCGCAAGAAGTTGAAACTGCGATATTTGCCGCCTACGAGGCTTTGGGCAAGCGTATCGGTAAAAAGACTTTCGAAGTTGCGGTTCGATCATCAGCAACGGCAGAAGATCTGCCCGACGCTTCGTTTGCCGGACAGCAGGACACGATCCTTAACGTAAAAGGCGAAGCGAAGCTGATCGAGGCTTGTCATGACTGCTATGCGTCTTTGTGGACCGACCGAGCGATCTCGTATCGGACAGCGAAAGGCTTTGATCATTTTGACGTTGCGCTGTCGATCGGCATCCAGCCAATGGTGCGTTCGGATATTGCGTGTTCAGGCGTGATGTTTACGCTCGATACAGAAAGCGGTTTTCGCGACGTAGTCGTTATTAACGGCGCGTGGGGACTTGGTGAAGCGGTCGTTCAAGGCATGGCAACGCCGGACGAATGGATCGTTTTCAAACCGACTCTAAAACTTGGTTTTCGTCCCATCGTTACACGAAAACTCGGTGTTAAAGAAGTCAAAATGGTCTTTGCCGACGATGGCTCGGGCACTCAGGTCCGCGACGTTGTCGAGACACAGCGAAAGCGTTTCTGCCTTGCCGGATTTGAGGTGATGCAGCTTGCTCAGTGGGCTTGTGCCATCGAAGAACACTATTCAAAATTGGCCGGCAAGCCGCAGCCGATGGACATCGAATGGGCAAAGGACGGCGTTACCGGCGAGCTGTTCATATTGCAGGCTCGGCCTGAAACGATCCACGCACAGAACACTCACAACTACATTGAAAAATATAAGTTGGTCGGCATTCATGGAGCACCGCTTGCTACGGGTGTGGCTGTTGGTGAAAAGATCGGCCAGGGCACTGCCCATGTGATGCTGGATTCTGCGAAACTGAACACGTTTAAAGAAGGCGAGATACTCGTCACATCGATGACCGATCCCGCGTGGGAGCCGATAATGAAACGCGCTTCGGCGATCGTCACTGACCGCGGCGGCCGCACTTGTCACAGCGCGATCATCAGCCGCGAGCTCGGCATTCCTTGCATCGTCGGGTCTGGTGATGCAACGGAAAAAATAAAGAACGGAGCGCCTATAACCGTTTCCTGTGCAGAGGGCGAACGCGGAAATATCTACTACGGCAAGATCGATTTCAAGGTTGAAAAGCAAAAGATCACCGACAAGGAACGCCCGCAAACGCAGATCATGATGAACGTCGGCGACCCCGATCACGCTTTTGCCGTGTCGCGTCTGCCGAATGACGGCGTCGGCCTCGCGCGGCTTGAATTTATCATCAACAATCACATCGGCATTCACCCGATGGCGCTTGTAAATTATCCGAATCTCAAACGCCCAGCCGATCGCGAAACGATCTCAAGCCGCATCCTCGAAGAAGATCCGAAAGAGTTTTTTGTCCGCTCGCTTGCCGAGGGCATCGGTCGCATCGCCTGCGCGTTTTATCCAAAACCGGTGATCGTGCGAATGTCCGATTTCAAATCGAACGAATACGCGATGCTCATAGGCGGCAAGGAATTTGAGCCTATCGAGGAAAACCCGATGATCGGCTTTCGCGGAGCGTCACGTTACTACGATGACCGTTACAAAGCAGGTTTCCGCCTCGAATGTTTAGCCCTTCAACGTGCCCGCGAGGACATGGGCCTTACAAACATCAAACCGATGATCCCGTTTTGCCGAACTGTCGAAGAAGGCGAAAAGGTCATCGCTCTCATGGCCGAGCACGGCCTCGTCCAGGGTGAAAACGATCTTGAGATCTACGCGATGTGCGAACTGCCGGCAAATGTCGTGTTCGCTGACGAATTCCTGAAAGTTTTTGACGGATATTCGATCGGATCAAACGATCTAACCCAGCTCGCACTCGGCCTCGACCGCGACAGCGAAATGGTCGCCCATCTCTTTGACGAACGAAACGGCGCCGTCGAAAAAATGGTCGCGATGGCTATCGACGCCGCGATCCGCTGCGGTAAAAAGATCGGCATCTGCGGCCAGGCACCGTCCGACTATCCCGAATTTGCCGAATTCCTGGTCAAACGCGGTATAAATTCTATTTCCCTCAACCCCGACACCGTCATCCAAACGACCCGCCATATTCTCGAAACCGAAAAGAAACTAAAGGCGAAAGCTTCAGATGCCTGA
- a CDS encoding S8 family serine peptidase, with product MNRNNIWIHVGLAVVLITIAAVLGQIERWKATLSLSNNAERTQIEKRSNDEPIIKKSSPEVLVRFKQGVSLAQIREIAVENNDSLADEIESVSGLTVIDDLDNADAQWVADQYAAMTDTVAYAEPNFKIKLIDPDQTETAKDLLLRLPSKNEETRPNDPQFDEQWALNNFGQESGKERADIDALEAWQTTKGSDEVVVAVLDTGVDFTHIDLRENMWIRPKNVPAYTDDELGEFNDINGYNGTDNISDPMDDNGHGTHCAGIIGAEGDNGEGIAGINWHVKIMPLKFLGRGGFGSVNDAIEAINYAIDRKENGVNVRIISASWGSTQKSKALEDTIRAAGEAGILFVAAAGNDGSSNDKRAHYPSNYDLPNVISVAALDRNDQLAGFSNFGVKSVHIAAPGKDILSTWLGDNYREASGTSMATPYVSGVAALIIANEPEISMEKLRDRILKTADKLDSLDGKVATGGRVCAANALAGRVLNHLQH from the coding sequence ATGAATCGCAATAATATCTGGATACATGTCGGACTGGCGGTCGTTTTGATAACGATCGCAGCGGTTTTGGGGCAGATCGAGCGTTGGAAGGCCACGCTCAGTTTGTCCAATAACGCGGAGCGTACCCAAATCGAAAAACGCTCAAACGACGAGCCGATCATAAAAAAGAGCAGCCCTGAAGTATTGGTCCGATTCAAACAAGGCGTCTCACTTGCTCAGATCCGCGAGATCGCGGTTGAAAATAATGATTCGCTGGCCGACGAGATCGAATCGGTTTCCGGCCTCACCGTTATTGACGATCTCGATAATGCCGACGCTCAGTGGGTTGCAGATCAGTATGCGGCGATGACCGACACGGTCGCATATGCCGAGCCGAACTTTAAGATAAAGCTAATCGATCCTGATCAAACCGAAACTGCAAAGGACCTTCTGCTTCGTTTACCGAGCAAAAATGAGGAAACGCGGCCTAACGATCCTCAGTTTGACGAGCAATGGGCGCTGAACAATTTTGGGCAGGAAAGCGGCAAGGAACGCGCCGACATTGATGCACTTGAGGCTTGGCAAACTACTAAGGGTAGTGACGAAGTGGTTGTTGCTGTGCTTGATACGGGCGTTGATTTTACGCACATTGATCTTCGCGAAAATATGTGGATACGGCCAAAAAATGTGCCTGCATATACTGACGACGAACTTGGCGAGTTCAATGACATCAACGGCTACAACGGCACTGACAACATTTCAGATCCGATGGACGACAACGGCCACGGTACGCATTGCGCAGGCATCATCGGTGCCGAAGGCGACAATGGCGAAGGCATCGCGGGCATTAATTGGCACGTCAAGATCATGCCGCTCAAGTTTCTGGGACGAGGCGGATTTGGCTCCGTCAATGACGCTATCGAGGCGATCAACTATGCCATCGACCGCAAAGAAAATGGTGTTAATGTTCGTATCATCAGCGCAAGCTGGGGTTCGACCCAGAAGTCAAAAGCACTCGAAGACACGATACGTGCAGCTGGCGAGGCGGGAATTTTATTTGTCGCTGCGGCCGGTAACGACGGTTCAAGTAACGACAAACGAGCGCATTATCCGTCGAACTACGACCTTCCAAACGTCATCAGCGTCGCAGCCCTCGACCGCAACGACCAGCTTGCCGGTTTTTCAAACTTCGGCGTGAAGTCGGTCCACATCGCCGCACCGGGCAAGGATATTCTTTCGACTTGGCTCGGCGACAATTACCGCGAGGCTTCGGGAACATCCATGGCGACACCGTATGTTTCAGGCGTAGCAGCATTGATAATCGCCAACGAGCCAGAGATCTCAATGGAAAAACTCCGTGACCGCATTCTAAAAACCGCCGACAAACTCGACTCGCTCGACGGCAAAGTCGCAACCGGCGGCCGCGTTTGCGCCGCAAATGCTCTTGCCGGTCGCGTCCTCAACCATCTGCAACATTAG
- the wecB gene encoding UDP-N-acetylglucosamine 2-epimerase (non-hydrolyzing), translated as MFASISKSTTTRRLHAAPGRRAKVLVLFGTRPEAIKLAPVIHELKKRSFETVVVSSSQHKQLLKPFLASLAIEVDHDLSVMRRNQSPNSVCARVTAKLDKILELEAPDLILVQGDTTTTLAGALAGFNRRIPVGHIEAGLRSGNLMSPFPEEMNRRLVSQMAALHFAATEDNRQNLLAEGITNEKIFVTGNPVVDSLQYMLANLNIDRAIAKLIQATEGKKRVLLTTHRRESFGNALTANLKVIQQFIDRHEDLCLFFPVHPNPNVKNAAKEILGGHDRIHLLAPLDYSDFLALMRSAWLIVSDSGGVQEEAPSLGKPLLILRENTERPEAVSSGVAKLVGEYAGALSRLLEENYVDETWIRSVTKVSNPFGDGTAATQIVKVIEEAFSVKHIQKLAA; from the coding sequence ATGTTCGCCAGCATCTCAAAAAGTACAACGACAAGACGACTTCATGCTGCCCCTGGTAGGAGAGCGAAAGTCCTCGTTCTATTCGGTACACGACCCGAAGCCATTAAGCTCGCGCCAGTTATACACGAATTGAAAAAGAGGTCGTTTGAGACGGTCGTTGTATCTTCGAGTCAGCATAAACAATTGCTCAAACCATTTCTCGCTTCACTTGCGATCGAGGTTGATCATGACCTTTCAGTCATGCGGCGGAATCAGTCGCCGAATTCCGTATGCGCTCGAGTAACAGCGAAATTAGACAAGATCCTTGAACTCGAAGCCCCTGACCTGATCCTTGTGCAAGGCGACACGACTACGACATTAGCCGGTGCTTTGGCAGGGTTTAACCGCCGCATTCCGGTTGGCCACATTGAGGCTGGACTTCGTTCGGGCAATCTGATGAGCCCTTTTCCGGAAGAGATGAATCGTCGTCTTGTTTCGCAAATGGCGGCGTTACATTTTGCGGCGACCGAAGACAACCGGCAGAATCTGCTCGCTGAAGGGATAACGAACGAAAAAATATTTGTTACCGGAAATCCTGTGGTCGATTCGCTTCAGTACATGCTGGCGAATTTGAATATCGATCGGGCGATTGCAAAGCTTATCCAGGCAACGGAAGGAAAAAAACGCGTTCTGCTTACAACGCACCGCCGCGAAAGTTTTGGCAATGCTCTGACGGCAAATCTCAAAGTCATTCAACAGTTTATTGATAGGCACGAAGACCTCTGTCTGTTTTTCCCGGTCCATCCAAATCCAAATGTAAAAAATGCCGCAAAAGAGATTCTGGGCGGACACGATCGCATACATCTTCTGGCACCGCTCGACTATTCTGACTTTCTTGCACTGATGAGATCGGCGTGGCTGATAGTTTCTGATTCCGGCGGCGTGCAGGAAGAAGCCCCGAGCCTTGGAAAGCCACTGCTGATCCTTCGTGAAAATACGGAAAGACCCGAAGCTGTAAGCTCCGGTGTCGCAAAGCTGGTCGGCGAATACGCCGGAGCATTGAGCCGACTTTTAGAAGAAAATTACGTGGACGAAACGTGGATCAGATCAGTAACAAAGGTTTCGAACCCATTCGGGGACGGCACGGCTGCTACACAGATCGTAAAAGTGATCGAAGAAGCATTCTCCGTAAAACACATTCAAAAACTTGCAGCTTAA
- the glpX gene encoding class II fructose-bisphosphatase — translation MKNTKPAKAERDLSLDFLRVTEAAAIESAKTMGQGDRKYSDHVAVEAMREVMDTVPMRGRIVIGEGERDEAPMLYIGEELGGGIFSEDARHEFPEVDIAVDPLEGTNLCALGANNAIAVLAAAERGGLLYAPDIYMDKIVVGPSCRGSVDIDAPVEENLKNIARRLGRDVEDLTVICLDRGRHKQLVDDVRAAGARIRLISDGDLSAGISAAVAGTNIHALMGIGGAPEGVITAAAMKCLNGEILAKLVWDPDRLGVDKSKVPEEKVVMARLAEMGITDPNKIYDTNDLAPGKKIIFAATGVTDGALLRGVRFFGSGKRTHSVVMTTDSKSIRFVDTVHVEGGPDAIIRF, via the coding sequence ATGAAAAACACAAAACCCGCTAAAGCGGAGCGTGACTTGTCGCTGGATTTTTTGCGTGTAACTGAGGCTGCGGCCATCGAATCGGCCAAAACGATGGGCCAGGGCGACCGCAAATACTCTGACCACGTAGCGGTCGAGGCGATGCGTGAGGTAATGGATACGGTGCCGATGCGAGGCCGCATCGTGATAGGCGAAGGCGAACGCGACGAAGCTCCGATGCTGTATATCGGAGAAGAACTCGGCGGCGGCATCTTTTCTGAAGATGCGAGGCACGAATTTCCCGAGGTCGATATCGCTGTTGACCCGCTCGAAGGCACAAATCTTTGCGCCTTAGGCGCAAATAATGCCATTGCCGTTCTCGCCGCTGCCGAACGCGGTGGGTTGCTTTACGCTCCGGACATTTACATGGATAAGATCGTCGTCGGCCCTTCGTGCCGAGGCTCGGTCGATATCGACGCTCCCGTCGAAGAAAATCTTAAAAATATTGCTCGCCGTTTAGGTCGTGATGTCGAAGATCTGACTGTAATTTGTCTTGACCGTGGTCGGCACAAACAGTTGGTTGATGATGTCCGTGCTGCCGGTGCCAGGATCAGATTGATCTCAGACGGCGATCTCTCAGCCGGAATTTCGGCCGCAGTCGCGGGAACCAACATCCACGCGTTGATGGGTATTGGCGGTGCACCGGAAGGCGTTATTACTGCCGCTGCGATGAAGTGTCTCAACGGCGAAATTCTTGCGAAACTTGTTTGGGATCCAGATCGCCTTGGCGTCGATAAATCAAAAGTTCCTGAAGAAAAGGTCGTGATGGCACGTCTCGCCGAGATGGGCATTACCGATCCGAACAAGATCTACGACACAAACGACCTTGCACCGGGTAAGAAGATCATCTTCGCCGCTACAGGCGTTACAGACGGAGCGTTGCTTCGCGGCGTGCGGTTCTTTGGCTCCGGCAAACGAACGCACTCGGTCGTGATGACGACGGACTCAAAGAGCATCCGCTTTGTCGATACCGTCCATGTCGAGGGCGGCCCTGACGCGATCATAAGATTTTGA
- the rsmI gene encoding 16S rRNA (cytidine(1402)-2'-O)-methyltransferase, with the protein MPGTLYLVATPIGNLQDITFRALETLRTVDLIACEDTRHTRNLLNHFDISNRTISYHEHNEHERAEELADRLIQGESIAIVSDAGTPGICDPAFRIVQRAIEVGATVISIPGAVAFINAAVASGIATDSLFFGGFLPAKKGERRKRLEEVRDIPATLVFYEAPHRLAKSLADCCAILGDRQACIARELTKLHEEIARGSLTDLAEKYSSASVRGEIVLVIDRAGKTEAITAKPTSLSERVLELENEGSDRKTALKKAAKEFGLAKSEAYRILESAKK; encoded by the coding sequence ATGCCCGGAACGCTCTACTTAGTTGCAACACCGATCGGAAATCTGCAGGACATAACTTTTCGCGCTCTCGAAACGCTCCGTACTGTAGATCTCATCGCATGCGAAGATACACGCCACACTCGCAATCTGCTCAATCATTTTGATATTTCCAATCGAACGATCAGCTATCACGAACACAATGAGCATGAACGTGCAGAGGAGCTTGCCGACCGTCTGATACAAGGCGAATCGATAGCTATCGTGTCTGACGCCGGAACGCCGGGCATCTGCGATCCAGCATTTCGTATCGTTCAGCGTGCGATCGAGGTTGGAGCGACGGTCATTTCGATTCCTGGAGCCGTCGCATTTATCAACGCCGCTGTCGCATCCGGCATTGCAACAGACTCGCTGTTCTTTGGCGGCTTCTTACCTGCAAAAAAAGGCGAGCGGCGAAAGCGGCTGGAAGAAGTGCGTGACATTCCCGCGACGCTTGTTTTCTACGAAGCTCCACATCGTCTTGCTAAGTCCTTGGCGGATTGTTGTGCGATTCTTGGCGACCGGCAGGCATGTATTGCACGTGAACTAACCAAACTCCACGAAGAGATCGCTCGCGGCTCACTGACAGACCTCGCCGAAAAATATTCCTCTGCAAGTGTTCGCGGCGAGATCGTTCTTGTCATAGATCGTGCCGGAAAAACCGAAGCAATTACTGCCAAACCCACTTCGCTTAGTGAGCGCGTTCTTGAACTTGAAAATGAGGGAAGCGACCGTAAAACCGCACTTAAAAAAGCCGCAAAAGAATTTGGCCTTGCCAAATCCGAAGCTTACCGCATTCTCGAATCCGCAAAAAAATAG
- a CDS encoding DUF2085 domain-containing protein: MPEPASNYVSLDIAKLMRKQAFRVWTIGLVVVFAWVLLIGGLPVAKANGFVTISSPLYYFFSFICHQIPKRSLHIAGEQFAVCSRCFGVYFGLLFGFAVYPLWRNIDDIEPLAKFWLFVSLIPMTLDWALTFFGIWENTQFSRFLTGMIVGAACSTFIVPATVEITRNFTSRNHLR, encoded by the coding sequence ATGCCTGAACCCGCCTCGAACTATGTTTCACTTGATATCGCAAAATTGATGCGAAAACAGGCGTTTCGCGTCTGGACGATCGGGCTCGTTGTCGTTTTCGCTTGGGTTTTGCTGATCGGCGGCTTGCCGGTTGCCAAAGCGAACGGCTTCGTCACAATTTCTTCGCCGCTTTATTATTTTTTTAGCTTTATTTGTCATCAGATTCCGAAACGGTCGCTTCACATTGCAGGCGAACAGTTTGCGGTCTGTTCGCGGTGCTTTGGGGTGTATTTTGGCTTGCTGTTCGGGTTTGCGGTCTATCCGCTTTGGCGAAACATCGACGACATCGAGCCTCTAGCCAAATTTTGGCTGTTTGTCTCGCTCATCCCAATGACGTTAGATTGGGCACTCACATTTTTCGGTATCTGGGAAAACACTCAGTTTTCACGTTTCCTCACCGGCATGATCGTCGGCGCTGCCTGCTCAACATTCATCGTCCCAGCAACTGTTGAGATCACTCGAAACTTCACCAGTCGGAACCACCTGCGATAG
- a CDS encoding right-handed parallel beta-helix repeat-containing protein, producing the protein MPTLFLILLTAFAAIDARASTLTVTKTEDTNDNVCDADCSLREAVFAAASGDTVVFSTLFESPQTITLTLGHIVIDKNLTIAGTGPTLVDISANLAGRVFFIPGNLTVTMSGMKLRDGKVGMPIPGEAYGGAIAVNGSGPLNLSDMEFTNNQALGHFPPITFGEGSAVWCDGCTMTLANLYVHHNLGYSAAIQAGGEAVIDIRDSVFTNNHAGVGAATLFIRNTTVSGSTGGGLGSSNLTLIDSQVINNGGRGIYAGNGPSTTAIVENSIIAGNGDYGLSSSATTTIRNTVISNNLRSGILPTGTMYLINSAVTGNRASQGGGIYSYSSLARLYITNSTISGNVSSNKGGGIYLGSESNPAGGIFLVNSTIAHNQAQGQGGGIRLETSPISSSVTNTIIAGNISTNTNEEDVSCVFTSQGSNLIGDTTGGTGWVASDLLNINPMLGPLTDNGGPTFTHAVQNGSPAIDAGNNSRAVYPQTQMFLSDDQRGFPRMVGLAVDIGAYESTQTSSPVIAGTVSYGNSTGSPRFVSGVLINAITSPNVFATTLGAGPGQGTYLLSGFGSGSQTVTATKTGGVNGISSFDAGLVARHAAGITPLMGNQLIVADTSGNGAVTSFDAGQIARYAAGLNNFGSTSNWIFTPSSRTYPSVTTNIAGEDFIALLMGDVSGNWMPAGTSKSNLTEKR; encoded by the coding sequence GTGCCTACACTTTTTCTCATACTTCTCACTGCGTTTGCGGCAATTGACGCACGTGCCTCGACGCTGACCGTTACAAAAACCGAAGATACAAACGACAACGTCTGCGATGCCGATTGCAGCCTGCGCGAAGCAGTCTTTGCGGCGGCTTCGGGCGATACTGTTGTTTTCTCCACGCTTTTCGAATCACCGCAGACTATCACACTAACCCTCGGCCATATCGTAATTGACAAAAACCTGACGATTGCCGGCACCGGTCCGACTTTAGTAGATATAAGCGCCAATCTTGCCGGCCGTGTCTTTTTCATTCCCGGCAATCTAACCGTGACGATGTCAGGGATGAAACTCCGTGATGGCAAGGTAGGAATGCCAATTCCTGGAGAAGCTTACGGAGGAGCGATCGCTGTTAATGGCAGTGGCCCTCTTAATTTATCGGATATGGAGTTCACTAATAACCAGGCGCTAGGCCATTTTCCTCCGATTACGTTTGGCGAAGGGAGCGCGGTTTGGTGCGATGGCTGCACTATGACGCTTGCCAACCTTTATGTCCACCACAATCTCGGTTATTCTGCCGCGATTCAGGCGGGCGGCGAAGCAGTTATCGATATAAGAGATTCGGTATTCACTAATAACCATGCCGGTGTAGGGGCAGCGACATTATTTATTAGGAACACAACTGTCAGCGGAAGCACAGGTGGTGGCCTTGGCAGCTCCAATCTAACACTTATCGATTCTCAAGTAATTAACAACGGTGGGCGCGGTATTTATGCAGGAAACGGTCCGTCCACAACTGCAATTGTTGAAAACTCGATCATCGCAGGAAATGGAGACTATGGCCTAAGCTCCTCGGCGACCACCACCATTCGCAATACAGTAATAAGTAACAATCTTCGCAGCGGCATTCTGCCTACGGGAACAATGTATCTTATCAACTCTGCGGTCACCGGAAACCGAGCCAGCCAAGGTGGCGGTATTTACAGCTACTCGAGTTTGGCTCGCCTCTACATTACAAACTCGACCATAAGCGGAAATGTGTCATCCAATAAGGGAGGTGGTATCTATTTGGGAAGCGAGTCAAACCCGGCGGGTGGCATCTTTTTGGTAAATTCAACCATTGCGCACAATCAGGCGCAGGGACAGGGCGGCGGGATTAGGTTGGAAACCTCTCCGATATCCAGCTCGGTCACTAACACGATCATAGCGGGGAACATATCCACGAATACAAATGAAGAAGATGTGTCCTGCGTCTTTACTTCGCAAGGATCTAATCTAATTGGAGACACGACCGGCGGTACGGGTTGGGTCGCAAGTGACCTTTTGAATATAAATCCGATGTTGGGGCCACTTACGGACAACGGCGGTCCTACCTTTACTCACGCAGTACAAAACGGCAGTCCTGCAATTGACGCCGGAAACAACTCGCGGGCCGTTTATCCTCAAACACAGATGTTTTTGAGTGATGATCAGAGAGGTTTTCCAAGGATGGTCGGTTTGGCGGTGGACATCGGAGCATACGAGTCAACGCAGACTTCTTCGCCTGTAATAGCAGGGACGGTTTCTTATGGAAATTCAACAGGCTCGCCGCGTTTTGTATCGGGCGTACTCATAAACGCCATCACATCGCCGAATGTCTTCGCGACGACTTTAGGTGCCGGGCCCGGACAAGGAACGTATTTGCTCTCAGGCTTTGGTTCGGGTTCTCAAACGGTGACAGCGACTAAAACCGGCGGCGTGAACGGCATAAGCTCATTCGATGCAGGGCTGGTCGCCCGACATGCGGCTGGCATAACGCCATTGATGGGCAATCAGTTGATAGTTGCCGATACCAGCGGGAACGGTGCTGTTACGTCATTTGATGCGGGGCAAATCGCGCGTTACGCGGCTGGCCTCAACAATTTCGGTTCAACCAGCAACTGGATATTTACGCCCTCGAGCCGAACATACCCTTCTGTCACCACCAATATCGCAGGCGAAGATTTCATCGCTCTGCTGATGGGCGATGTTTCGGGAAACTGGATGCCCGCTGGCACGAGTAAGAGCAATCTGACTGAAAAGCGGTGA